From Bacillus kexueae:
TTAAATTATCTAAATGAGCGACAATATCGAATAGTTTAGACGATATCGCTTGCTCTACCACTCGGAAATGATTTTCATATAAACTTAACAAGTCAAATTGTTCGAAGTATTCTTTTGTTTCTGGGTTATCGAACCCCCAGCCATTATAGAAATGAATCGATCCGATGACATGATCCCATTCGTAAGGGGACAGTAATTCTTTAAGTTCCTTTTCACAACCAGGAAAAAAATCAGCCTCTATACCTAATTTTAATTTAACACCTTCCGCTTCCCATTTCTCCTTTTCCGATTCGATGAAAGTAATGAAATTATCTAATCGCTCTGTCGAAACATGATTGAGCCATTTTTGTTGTATTGGCCCTAAGGTTTCGCTTTCGAGATCCATATATTTCTCGTAATAGGGTTTCATTTCAATAAATCGATATAAATGATCTACAATCCCAACCTCTTTAATTCCTAGTTCTTTAGCTTTTTTCAAATACAGGTCGAGCCAGTTTGACGAAAAAGGTCCTGCTTCGAGACGTTTTTGCATCGTTTTAGTTACATCTTCTAGCCAGTTTCTCGTATGCTTCTCCCTTTCGCTTCCTTGAAAATGATCAATAGCTTTGAGAGTACGTTGCCACCAATTGATTGAATAAGGTCCTTCTTCTAAATGTACATGATAATCTACTTTCATGGTGAATTCCTTTCTATACTTCATTCTGCCGTAACCCAATTTAGCCCTTTAATATTTAAATCATTTTCCCATCCTTTCGGAAAACTTTGATCACACACAATTACATCTACAGCTTCCAGAGGACAGATTTTACAAAATGCATCCACACCAATTTTGGTAGAATCCGCTAACACGATTATCTGTTTCGATACCTCAATCATCGCTTGTGATACCGAGGATTCCGTCATATCATAATCACTGATTCCTCCATCGATTGAGACACCACCAGCGGAAATAAATGCTTTATCAATATGAAACTGTTGTAAAAGCTTTTCAGTCATTCGACCACCAATCGATTGTTGCTTCGGATTAATTTGACCACCGAGCAAAATCACTTCTCCAGAAAACACATTGGATAGACGTGCCTCTGTCAGTACAGATGAAACGGGGAGCGAATTCGTTATAATAGTGATATCCTGCTTACCTTTTAACACTTTAGCAAACTCAAGCATCGTAGTTCCAACATCTATAACCACCGTATCTCCATCCGCTATTAAGTCTGCTGCAGCTATCCCGATTTTAACTTTCGCATCTTGATTTACGGTTTGACGTTGTAAAAAAGGTGGTTCTCCGTTCTGGTACGATTTTTTTACTGCTCCACCGTAAACTCTCTTTAATAGTCCCTTCTCCTCTAGGAGCATTAAATCCCGACGAATGGTTTCGGGGGAGACTTGGTATTGCTCTGCAAAATCAATTACTTTTACTTTTCCAGTTCGTTCGAGCGTTTGCAAAATCGCATTTTTCCGCTCTTCAGGCAATATTGAATTCATAGGGAAGCCTCCTTTAAAACACAATACATTCCTCTTTCGGGATGATTACTTTTACATTTTCTCCACGATGATACACAACATCCCGATGGAGTTGGTCCACTCGGAAAACTGTTCCATTTTTCTCAATCTCATATCTTAAAACATTTCCTGTCATGGATACCTCTTTTATTTTCCCGCCCATCGTCCAGGCTGAAGACGCTTCAATAATATCACTTTCTGAATAGATTTCTAACACTTCAGGACGTAGAGCAATCTCTTTTCCTTGTAAATCACACTGCTCGACTATTTCTTTAAATGCAATCATGGACATGACGTTATAATGCCCAATGAAGTTTGCCACAAATGTGTTTGCTGGGGATGTATAAATATCTCTTGGTTTCCCAGACTGCACAATTTTTCCTTCATTCATGATATGAATCGTGTCAGACATCGTCATGGCTTCTTCTTGATCATGAGTAACAAACACGGTAGTAATTTGAAGTTCACGTTGAATTCGTTTTAACTCTTGTTGCAAAGATTTTCGAATTTTTGCATCAAGCGCACTCAACGGCTCATCAAGAAGCAAAACTTTCGGCTCAAGTACAAGACTTCTAGCTAAAGCGACACGTTGCTGCTGTCCTCCTGATAGCTGGTGGGGATACGAATCTTCTTTCCCCTCTAATCCCATCATCTCAATCATTCTGTATACGCGGTGCTTCACCTTATCTTTCTTCTTCATTTTCAATCCAAATGCAATGTTATCGAATACAGTCATGTTCGGAAAAAGAGCATACGATTGAAACACCATTCCAATTTCCCGCTTACGAGGATCGACATTCGTAATATCTTTCCCATCTAAAAGTATAGTTCCTTCGTCTAACTCAACGAGACCGGCGATTGATCGAAGGAGTGTACTCTTTCCACATCCACTTTGACCGAGTAACGTTACAAATTCTCCCTTTTCAAGAGATAATGACACATGTT
This genomic window contains:
- a CDS encoding DeoR/GlpR family DNA-binding transcription regulator; amino-acid sequence: MNSILPEERKNAILQTLERTGKVKVIDFAEQYQVSPETIRRDLMLLEEKGLLKRVYGGAVKKSYQNGEPPFLQRQTVNQDAKVKIGIAAADLIADGDTVVIDVGTTMLEFAKVLKGKQDITIITNSLPVSSVLTEARLSNVFSGEVILLGGQINPKQQSIGGRMTEKLLQQFHIDKAFISAGGVSIDGGISDYDMTESSVSQAMIEVSKQIIVLADSTKIGVDAFCKICPLEAVDVIVCDQSFPKGWENDLNIKGLNWVTAE
- a CDS encoding ABC transporter ATP-binding protein, producing the protein MSFLTIKEVAKNYGQVKVLQHVSLSLEKGEFVTLLGQSGCGKSTLLRSIAGLVELDEGTILLDGKDITNVDPRKREIGMVFQSYALFPNMTVFDNIAFGLKMKKKDKVKHRVYRMIEMMGLEGKEDSYPHQLSGGQQQRVALARSLVLEPKVLLLDEPLSALDAKIRKSLQQELKRIQRELQITTVFVTHDQEEAMTMSDTIHIMNEGKIVQSGKPRDIYTSPANTFVANFIGHYNVMSMIAFKEIVEQCDLQGKEIALRPEVLEIYSESDIIEASSAWTMGGKIKEVSMTGNVLRYEIEKNGTVFRVDQLHRDVVYHRGENVKVIIPKEECIVF
- a CDS encoding histidinol phosphate phosphatase domain-containing protein, whose protein sequence is MKVDYHVHLEEGPYSINWWQRTLKAIDHFQGSEREKHTRNWLEDVTKTMQKRLEAGPFSSNWLDLYLKKAKELGIKEVGIVDHLYRFIEMKPYYEKYMDLESETLGPIQQKWLNHVSTERLDNFITFIESEKEKWEAEGVKLKLGIEADFFPGCEKELKELLSPYEWDHVIGSIHFYNGWGFDNPETKEYFEQFDLLSLYENHFRVVEQAISSKLFDIVAHLDNLKVFSYRPDETLLLNYYHQIAKSLKKHQVATEVNTGLAYRYPIKEMCPSPSFLHILAEYGVDITTSSDSHFPDDLGTMLEEARDRLKKAGFQRIVTFDKRLKRHVPLT